One Deltaproteobacteria bacterium DNA segment encodes these proteins:
- the dnaN gene encoding DNA polymerase III subunit beta yields MQIQMSAEELAKGLYRAQGIVDRKATMPILANVLLEASEGLLAISATDLELGLKGEHPVEVGKPGKITVPARSLLDIVRSLPEKTVTLTRKQNNWVEIVSGRYRSRLVGADPADFPDLPGVEDVSFVNVEAEALSEMIEKTHFAVSTDETRYNLNGVFIEAQGATARMVATDGHRLSMVERELGGKLFLSKGVIIPRKGLSEMRRLLGEKPGTVSLGFSGSNAVFRSEGLYLVMRLVDGQFPDYQQVIPDSGKHPLTVDREALLSTLKRVSLVSPDRAPSVKLELGKSTLTVISENPDLGEASEALEVGYDGPEVKVGFNAKYLIEVLGVLGSERVILEVADELSPGLVKAEDDPGFTAVVMPMRI; encoded by the coding sequence ATGCAGATTCAGATGAGCGCCGAGGAGCTCGCCAAGGGGCTCTATCGTGCGCAAGGAATCGTCGACCGGAAGGCCACCATGCCGATCCTGGCCAACGTTCTCCTCGAGGCCAGCGAGGGGCTGCTCGCCATCAGCGCGACCGACCTCGAGCTCGGCCTGAAGGGAGAGCATCCGGTGGAGGTGGGCAAGCCCGGGAAGATCACCGTCCCGGCCCGCTCGCTCCTCGACATCGTTCGCAGCCTCCCCGAGAAGACCGTCACCCTCACCCGCAAGCAGAACAACTGGGTCGAGATCGTCTCGGGGCGCTACCGCTCGCGGCTGGTGGGCGCCGATCCGGCCGACTTCCCGGACCTGCCGGGCGTCGAGGACGTCTCCTTCGTGAACGTCGAGGCCGAGGCCCTCTCGGAGATGATCGAGAAGACCCACTTCGCGGTCAGCACCGACGAGACCCGCTACAACCTCAACGGTGTCTTCATCGAGGCCCAGGGCGCCACCGCCCGGATGGTCGCCACCGACGGCCACCGCCTCTCGATGGTCGAGCGGGAGCTCGGTGGAAAGCTCTTCCTCTCCAAGGGAGTGATCATCCCCCGCAAGGGCCTCTCCGAGATGCGGCGCCTCCTCGGCGAGAAGCCGGGCACCGTCAGCCTGGGCTTCTCGGGCAGCAACGCCGTCTTCCGCAGCGAGGGCCTCTACCTCGTCATGCGCCTGGTCGACGGTCAGTTCCCCGACTACCAGCAGGTCATCCCCGACTCGGGCAAGCACCCGCTGACCGTGGACCGCGAGGCCCTGCTCTCCACCCTCAAGCGCGTCTCCCTGGTCTCTCCCGACCGGGCGCCCTCGGTGAAGCTCGAGCTGGGCAAGTCCACCCTCACCGTGATCTCCGAGAACCCCGACCTCGGCGAGGCCTCCGAGGCCCTCGAGGTGGGCTACGACGGCCCCGAGGTGAAGGTGGGCTTCAACGCCAAGTACCTCATCGAGGTCCTCGGCGTGCTCGGGAGCGAGCG